One genomic region from Lysobacterales bacterium encodes:
- a CDS encoding tryptophan 2,3-dioxygenase, with protein sequence MVAPLGAPRQAQPRPGRPHLSTETNQRALEPGITRDLKDRLSYGGYLQLDALLSAQQPVSQAGNHDELLFIIQHQVSELWMKLVIHELRLAIAHLQRDELGPVQKILARVKQVQRQLFEQWSVLETLTPSEYLGFRDDLGPSSGFQSHQYRLIEFMLGNKNAEMLDVFEHAPAIRAELSVALAAPSLYDEFLRHLARCGHAVPASCVERDFRQTHTRDPGLIPVFKRIYEDTDTHWAAYALCEQLVDVEESFQLWRFRHMKTVERIIGYRRGTGGSSGVGFLKQALELTFFPELLDVRTVLGR encoded by the coding sequence ATGGTTGCGCCCCTTGGCGCGCCACGGCAGGCGCAGCCGCGGCCGGGGAGGCCTCACTTGAGCACTGAAACGAACCAGCGCGCGCTGGAGCCCGGGATCACCCGCGACCTTAAAGATCGCCTGAGCTATGGCGGCTATCTGCAGCTGGACGCTCTGCTGTCGGCGCAGCAGCCGGTGTCGCAGGCCGGCAACCACGACGAGCTGCTCTTCATCATCCAGCACCAGGTCTCCGAGCTGTGGATGAAGCTGGTCATCCACGAGCTGCGTCTCGCTATCGCCCATCTGCAGCGCGATGAGCTGGGGCCGGTGCAGAAGATCCTGGCGCGGGTCAAACAGGTGCAGCGCCAGCTGTTCGAGCAGTGGTCGGTGCTGGAGACGCTCACGCCTTCGGAGTACCTCGGTTTCCGCGACGACCTCGGCCCGTCCTCGGGTTTCCAGTCGCATCAGTACCGGCTGATCGAATTCATGCTCGGCAACAAGAACGCCGAGATGCTCGACGTGTTCGAGCATGCGCCGGCGATCCGCGCCGAGCTTTCGGTAGCGCTGGCTGCCCCCAGCCTGTACGACGAGTTTCTGCGCCACCTGGCGCGCTGCGGTCACGCGGTGCCGGCCTCCTGCGTGGAGCGCGACTTCCGCCAGACCCACACCCGTGACCCCGGCTTGATCCCGGTGTTCAAGCGCATCTACGAGGACACCGACACGCACTGGGCGGCCTACGCCCTGTGCGAGCAGCTGGTCGACGTCGAGGAGAGCTTCCAGCTCTGGCGCTTCCGCCACATGAAGACGGTGGAACGCATCATCGGCTACCGTCGCGGCACCGGCGGCAGCTCGGGCGTGGGCTTTCTGAAGCAGGCGCTGGAGCTGACCTTCTTCCCCGAACTGCTGGATGTGCGCACCGTGCTGGGGCGTTGA
- the pdhA gene encoding pyruvate dehydrogenase (acetyl-transferring) E1 component subunit alpha yields the protein MSTVAQFSIEHLQFLDFEGREVAPLPDFVGDGRPVLELFKQMLRVRSFDTKAVALQRTGKLGTYASCLGHEAAHVGVGAAMRQEDVFAPSYREYGAQFMRGVRPRDVLMYWGGDERGNDFAGPKHDYPWCVPIGTQCLHAAGAALAFKLRGEARVAVACVGDGGSSKSDTYAAINSAGAYGLPFVLCIVNNQWAISVPRSAQTGAQTLAQKGLAGGLYSLQVDGNDVIAVYEAVRRALERARSGEGGTVLELVTYRLSDHTTADDARRYRGEDEVKAGWAREPFLRLRSWLTAKGLWDDAQEAEWKRVCDAEVDVEVNAYLETRSQPVEAMFDYLYAELPADLVDQREDALSWEGRGR from the coding sequence ATGAGCACCGTCGCGCAGTTTTCCATCGAGCACCTGCAGTTCCTCGACTTCGAGGGACGCGAGGTGGCCCCGCTTCCGGACTTTGTCGGCGACGGCCGGCCGGTGCTGGAGCTGTTCAAGCAGATGCTGCGCGTGCGCAGCTTCGACACCAAGGCCGTGGCCCTGCAGCGCACCGGCAAGCTTGGCACCTATGCCAGCTGCCTCGGCCACGAGGCCGCGCATGTCGGCGTCGGCGCGGCCATGCGCCAGGAGGACGTGTTCGCGCCCTCCTACCGCGAGTACGGCGCGCAGTTCATGCGCGGCGTGCGCCCGCGCGACGTGCTGATGTACTGGGGTGGCGACGAGCGCGGCAACGACTTCGCCGGGCCGAAGCACGACTACCCCTGGTGCGTGCCGATCGGCACCCAGTGCCTGCACGCGGCCGGCGCGGCGCTGGCCTTCAAGCTGCGCGGCGAGGCGCGCGTGGCGGTGGCCTGCGTGGGCGACGGCGGCAGCTCGAAATCCGACACCTACGCGGCGATCAATTCGGCCGGCGCCTATGGCCTGCCCTTCGTGCTGTGCATCGTCAACAACCAGTGGGCGATCTCAGTGCCGCGCTCGGCCCAGACCGGCGCGCAGACGCTGGCGCAGAAGGGCCTCGCTGGCGGCCTGTACAGCCTGCAGGTCGACGGCAACGACGTCATCGCCGTCTACGAGGCCGTACGCCGCGCCCTCGAACGCGCGCGCAGCGGCGAAGGCGGCACGGTGCTCGAACTGGTCACCTACCGCCTGTCCGACCACACCACCGCCGACGACGCGCGGCGCTACCGCGGCGAGGACGAGGTCAAGGCCGGCTGGGCGCGCGAGCCCTTCCTGCGCCTGCGCAGCTGGCTCACCGCAAAGGGCCTGTGGGACGACGCGCAGGAAGCCGAGTGGAAGCGCGTCTGCGACGCCGAGGTCGACGTCGAAGTCAACGCCTATCTCGAAACCCGCAGCCAGCCGGTGGAAGCCATGTTCGACTACCTCTACGCCGAACTGCCGGCCGATCTTGTTGACCAGCGCGAGGACGCGCTGAGCTGGGAGGGCCGCGGCCGATGA
- a CDS encoding AbgT family transporter: MSQTPELQAPRGALARALDVVERVGNKLPDPAVLFLLLMFVVWGVSWLLSGVSFSEIDPRSGQPVKIVSLLAGTSLTEFTSNVVTTFVNFAPLGVVLVAMLGLGVAEHTGFINAALRSMLSITPRMLLTPALIGVGILSHVAVDAGYVLVIPLGAVIFYAAGRHPLAGIAAAFAGVSGGFSATFVPSSLDPLLSGLTQTAAQLLDPSVQVNSLNNYFFTTASAFLIMLVGWFLTDKVIEPRLQRGTVVDGDPEQMPKLDALKPEEVRGLKAALGAMVAAIVLLILTVLPETTPWAAPAAQVPDGVHPLVHNTAPLMRSIVPLIFILFLVPGVVYGYVTGSVKTHRDIVAGMSKAMGGMGYYIVMAFFCALFIYAFNASNIGVLLALKGANQLESLGLPVGLTLVGIIFLTATVNLLIGSASAKWALIGSIMVPMLMKLGVSPDLTQAAYRVGDSSTNIITPLLPYFPLIVVFCQRYVKSAGIGTLVALMLPYSVTLLLVWTSFLLGYWALGLPLGLGATYEYIAPAAAGATP; the protein is encoded by the coding sequence ATGTCCCAAACCCCTGAGCTTCAAGCCCCGCGCGGGGCGCTTGCACGCGCGCTCGACGTCGTCGAACGCGTCGGCAACAAGCTGCCCGATCCGGCAGTGCTGTTCCTGCTGCTGATGTTCGTGGTGTGGGGGGTGAGCTGGCTGCTGTCGGGCGTGAGCTTCAGCGAGATCGATCCGCGCAGCGGCCAGCCTGTGAAGATCGTCAGCCTGCTCGCCGGCACTTCGCTGACCGAATTCACATCCAATGTGGTCACCACCTTCGTCAACTTCGCGCCGCTGGGCGTGGTGCTGGTGGCGATGCTGGGCTTGGGCGTGGCCGAGCACACCGGGTTCATCAATGCTGCGTTGCGCTCCATGCTGTCGATCACGCCGCGCATGCTGCTGACGCCGGCGCTTATCGGCGTGGGCATTCTCAGCCACGTCGCGGTCGATGCCGGCTACGTGCTGGTGATTCCGCTCGGCGCGGTGATCTTCTACGCCGCGGGCAGGCATCCGCTGGCCGGCATCGCCGCCGCCTTCGCGGGCGTCTCCGGCGGCTTCTCAGCGACCTTCGTGCCCTCAAGCCTCGACCCGCTGCTGTCGGGCCTGACCCAGACCGCCGCCCAGCTGCTCGATCCGTCCGTGCAGGTCAACTCGCTGAACAATTACTTCTTCACGACCGCCTCGGCCTTTCTGATCATGTTGGTCGGCTGGTTCCTCACCGACAAGGTGATCGAGCCGCGTCTCCAGCGCGGCACGGTGGTCGACGGTGACCCCGAGCAGATGCCGAAGCTGGACGCGCTGAAGCCCGAGGAGGTGCGCGGCCTGAAAGCGGCGCTGGGCGCCATGGTCGCGGCCATCGTCCTGTTGATCCTGACGGTGCTGCCGGAGACCACGCCCTGGGCGGCGCCGGCGGCTCAGGTGCCGGACGGCGTGCACCCGCTCGTGCACAACACCGCGCCGCTGATGCGCTCGATCGTGCCCTTGATCTTCATCCTGTTCCTGGTGCCGGGCGTGGTCTACGGCTACGTGACCGGTAGCGTGAAGACCCACCGCGACATCGTGGCCGGCATGAGCAAGGCGATGGGCGGCATGGGCTACTACATCGTGATGGCGTTCTTCTGCGCGCTCTTCATCTACGCCTTCAACGCCTCGAACATCGGCGTGCTGCTGGCGCTCAAGGGCGCGAACCAGCTGGAGTCGCTGGGGCTTCCCGTCGGGCTGACCCTGGTCGGCATCATCTTCCTGACCGCGACCGTGAACCTGCTGATCGGCTCGGCGTCGGCCAAGTGGGCGCTGATCGGCTCGATCATGGTGCCGATGCTGATGAAGCTGGGCGTGTCGCCCGACCTGACCCAGGCGGCGTATCGCGTCGGCGACAGCTCGACCAACATCATCACGCCCCTCTTGCCCTATTTCCCGCTGATCGTGGTGTTCTGCCAGCGCTACGTGAAGTCGGCGGGCATCGGCACCCTGGTCGCGCTGATGCTGCCGTACTCCGTCACCCTGCTGCTGGTGTGGACCTCGTTCCTGCTGGGCTACTGGGCCTTGGGTCTGCCGCTGGGCTTGGGCGCCACCTACGAGTACATCGCTCCCGCTGCGGCAGGCGCCACGCCGTAG
- a CDS encoding MFS transporter yields the protein MSASSRSEAVPEFPQLMGHPRPLWMLFMSEFWERFAFYGMRWALVLYIVAQFYSGDAKGESPASELYGAYLALVYAAAIFGGYVADKLIGYQRSILIGAAFMAAGLFLIMVPSETMLKLGLATIIVGNGLFKPIISTMVGKLYATGDGRRDSGFTIFYMGINLGAFIAPILTGWLAERMFGGTPELPAYKVVFIAAGIGMLLSLLWFWFGRAQLKGIGEAPANSQGLGRVAMVIVGCVVAIPVYFWLLTIGASVLNWILIALFVAPAIMLLAEGIREGKVQRDMVIAMLIIFGFNVLFWMFFEQAGSSFNFLAQNIVERDFGGWIFPVGWFQSVNSIAIITLAPVMAWLWVAMGRANPSIPRKFGLGLIFNGLAFLLLMFALSSLVDPETLKIPFWTLFMVYVIQSVGELCLSPIGLSMTTKLAPAKLTGLAMGGWFLSIAIGNNLSGIFASSVSGEGGMTTDSALAGYTFGFWALLGAGVLLFLIAPLINRLMHGVK from the coding sequence ATGTCCGCATCGTCTCGCTCCGAGGCTGTACCCGAATTTCCGCAGCTCATGGGGCATCCCCGCCCCTTGTGGATGCTCTTCATGTCGGAGTTCTGGGAGCGCTTCGCCTTCTACGGCATGCGCTGGGCGCTGGTGCTGTACATCGTGGCCCAGTTCTACAGCGGCGACGCCAAGGGTGAATCCCCGGCCAGCGAGCTGTACGGCGCCTACCTCGCCCTGGTCTATGCCGCGGCCATCTTCGGCGGCTACGTCGCCGACAAGCTGATCGGCTACCAGCGATCCATCCTGATCGGCGCCGCCTTCATGGCGGCGGGCCTGTTTTTGATCATGGTGCCCAGCGAGACCATGCTCAAACTGGGCCTCGCCACGATCATCGTGGGCAACGGACTGTTCAAGCCGATCATCTCGACCATGGTGGGCAAGCTCTACGCCACCGGCGACGGGCGTCGCGATTCGGGCTTCACGATCTTCTACATGGGCATCAACCTCGGCGCCTTCATCGCGCCGATACTGACCGGCTGGCTGGCCGAGCGCATGTTCGGCGGCACCCCTGAACTGCCGGCCTACAAGGTCGTCTTCATCGCCGCCGGCATCGGCATGCTGCTCAGTCTTCTGTGGTTCTGGTTTGGCCGCGCCCAGTTGAAAGGCATCGGCGAAGCACCGGCCAATTCGCAAGGCTTGGGCCGCGTGGCCATGGTGATCGTGGGTTGCGTGGTCGCGATCCCGGTGTACTTCTGGCTGCTGACCATCGGCGCCAGCGTGTTGAACTGGATCCTGATCGCGCTGTTCGTGGCGCCGGCGATCATGCTGCTGGCCGAGGGCATCCGCGAGGGCAAGGTGCAGCGTGACATGGTGATCGCGATGCTGATCATCTTCGGCTTCAACGTGCTGTTCTGGATGTTCTTCGAACAGGCCGGCAGCTCCTTCAACTTTCTCGCACAGAACATCGTTGAGCGCGACTTCGGGGGCTGGATCTTCCCGGTGGGCTGGTTCCAGTCGGTGAACTCGATCGCGATCATCACTCTGGCACCCGTCATGGCCTGGTTGTGGGTTGCGATGGGCCGCGCCAATCCGTCGATCCCTCGCAAGTTCGGCCTGGGCCTGATCTTCAACGGCCTGGCCTTCCTGCTGCTGATGTTCGCCCTCTCCAGCCTGGTCGATCCGGAAACGCTGAAGATCCCGTTCTGGACCCTGTTCATGGTCTACGTCATTCAGTCAGTGGGCGAGCTGTGCCTGTCGCCGATCGGTCTGTCCATGACCACCAAGCTCGCCCCGGCCAAGCTGACCGGCCTGGCGATGGGCGGCTGGTTCCTGTCGATCGCGATTGGCAACAACCTGTCGGGCATCTTCGCTTCCAGCGTCAGCGGCGAAGGCGGCATGACCACCGATTCCGCGCTGGCGGGCTACACCTTCGGCTTCTGGGCGCTGCTGGGTGCCGGCGTGCTGCTGTTCCTGATCGCCCCCTTGATCAACCGCCTGATGCACGGGGTCAAGTAG
- the putP gene encoding sodium/proline symporter PutP codes for MTASTPLLVTFAAYLLLMVGIGLWAYRRTHSLDDYILGGRSLGSYVTALAAGASDMSGWLMMGLPGALYLTGVSEAWIAIGLIVGAWCNWKYVAGPLRVYTERTRNALTLPDYFTHRFEDSRRVLRVLSALVILVFFAIYCASGVVAGARLFESMFGLPYAQALWWGAAATIAYTLIGGFLAVSWTDTVQATLMIFALLLVPSVVIVSSGGIGDSLVLIEQLDPKRLEWIGAGGLVAVISAVAWGLGYFGQPHILSRFMAADSLATIPRARRIGMVWMVLCLFGAMATGFFGIAYFAAHPEQAAAVNANPERVFIVLSELLFNPWIAGVLLSAILAAIMSTLSAQLLVCSSALTEDFYRGLLRPRAGQRELVWVGRLTVLLVALLALWIARDPESRVLGLVAYAWAGFGAAFGPVVLISLYWQRMNFGGALAGMLGGALTVVLWKQTGSALYEMVPGVIVSTVLVYMVSLLTPAPSQAVQATHQQVRLTLREQGC; via the coding sequence ATGACCGCAAGCACGCCGCTGCTCGTCACCTTCGCTGCCTATCTCCTGCTGATGGTTGGCATCGGCCTGTGGGCCTATCGCCGCACTCACAGCCTTGATGACTACATCCTCGGCGGACGCTCGCTGGGCAGCTATGTCACCGCACTCGCGGCAGGCGCCTCGGACATGAGCGGCTGGCTGATGATGGGCCTGCCCGGCGCGCTCTACCTGACCGGCGTGTCCGAGGCCTGGATCGCGATTGGCCTGATCGTAGGCGCCTGGTGCAACTGGAAGTACGTCGCCGGGCCCCTGCGCGTCTACACCGAGCGCACCCGCAACGCGCTCACCCTGCCGGACTACTTCACCCACCGCTTCGAGGATTCGCGGCGCGTGCTGCGGGTGCTGTCGGCCCTGGTGATCCTGGTGTTCTTCGCCATCTACTGCGCCTCCGGCGTGGTCGCCGGTGCGCGCCTGTTCGAGAGCATGTTCGGCCTGCCGTACGCGCAGGCGCTGTGGTGGGGCGCGGCCGCCACCATCGCCTACACCCTGATCGGCGGCTTCCTTGCGGTGAGCTGGACCGACACCGTGCAGGCCACCCTGATGATCTTCGCCCTGCTGCTGGTGCCGAGCGTGGTGATCGTCAGCAGCGGCGGCATCGGCGACTCGCTGGTCCTGATCGAGCAGCTGGATCCGAAGCGCCTCGAATGGATCGGCGCGGGCGGCCTGGTCGCCGTGATCTCGGCGGTAGCCTGGGGGCTTGGCTACTTCGGCCAGCCGCACATCCTGTCGCGCTTCATGGCGGCCGACAGCCTCGCCACCATTCCGCGTGCGCGGCGCATCGGCATGGTCTGGATGGTGCTGTGCCTGTTCGGTGCGATGGCCACCGGCTTCTTCGGCATCGCCTATTTCGCTGCGCATCCCGAACAGGCCGCAGCGGTGAACGCCAACCCCGAGCGCGTGTTCATCGTGCTGTCCGAGCTGCTGTTCAATCCGTGGATCGCCGGCGTGCTGCTCTCGGCCATTCTCGCCGCGATCATGAGCACGCTCTCGGCCCAGCTGCTGGTCTGCTCCAGCGCGCTGACCGAGGACTTCTACCGCGGCCTGCTGCGGCCGCGCGCCGGACAGCGCGAACTGGTCTGGGTGGGCCGCCTCACCGTGCTGCTGGTGGCGCTGCTGGCGCTGTGGATCGCCCGCGATCCGGAGAGCCGCGTGCTCGGCCTTGTCGCATACGCCTGGGCCGGCTTCGGCGCTGCGTTCGGCCCGGTGGTGCTGATCTCGCTGTACTGGCAGCGCATGAACTTTGGCGGCGCGCTGGCCGGCATGCTCGGCGGCGCGCTCACCGTGGTGCTGTGGAAGCAGACCGGCAGCGCGCTCTACGAAATGGTGCCGGGTGTGATCGTCTCGACCGTGCTGGTCTACATGGTGAGCCTCCTTACCCCCGCGCCCTCGCAGGCGGTGCAGGCCACCCATCAGCAGGTGCGACTGACACTGCGCGAGCAGGGCTGCTGA
- a CDS encoding energy-coupling factor ABC transporter permease, with protein MTAPTLPTFFHVAAWGLSFVALVLAARQLPWFKLRGDSEAQRVLFVAVLAVCALRFAVFDRIPGLHLHFLGAGVACLMFGTAFALWVMALASLCAALSPAGVWLGFGPDVLACGLIPVLCLHLVRAQVERRFAGNPFVYVFLIAFFGAGAAVLVGQLFKAAVTAALIEGAARDAAMGYVISAPLMVFGEAFLTGGALALMVAYRPQWVASFEDARWLKSGG; from the coding sequence ATGACCGCCCCCACGCTGCCGACGTTCTTTCACGTCGCCGCGTGGGGGCTGTCGTTTGTGGCGCTCGTGCTCGCCGCGCGCCAGCTGCCCTGGTTCAAGCTGCGCGGCGACAGCGAGGCCCAGCGCGTGCTGTTCGTCGCCGTCCTCGCGGTGTGCGCGCTGCGCTTCGCGGTGTTCGACCGCATTCCCGGACTGCACCTGCATTTCCTCGGGGCCGGCGTTGCCTGCCTGATGTTCGGCACCGCATTCGCGCTGTGGGTGATGGCCTTGGCCTCGCTGTGTGCAGCGCTGTCGCCCGCCGGCGTGTGGCTTGGTTTCGGGCCGGATGTCCTCGCCTGCGGCTTGATCCCGGTGCTGTGCCTGCACCTCGTGCGCGCGCAGGTCGAGCGCCGCTTCGCCGGCAATCCCTTCGTCTACGTGTTCCTGATCGCCTTCTTCGGCGCCGGTGCGGCCGTGCTGGTCGGCCAGTTGTTCAAGGCCGCGGTCACGGCGGCGCTGATCGAAGGTGCGGCGCGCGATGCGGCCATGGGCTATGTCATCTCGGCGCCGCTGATGGTCTTCGGCGAGGCATTCCTCACCGGTGGCGCGCTGGCGCTGATGGTGGCCTACCGGCCGCAGTGGGTGGCCAGCTTCGAAGACGCGCGCTGGCTGAAGTCGGGGGGCTGA
- a CDS encoding MFS transporter — translation MTSYTYSALPRPTPFQRWSVLLFVSLAMFGNYYLYDALGPVIDLMRNQLGFSYQQIGMLSSAYNWAAILVLLAGGVIIDRFGTKVAITVFALVCLAGGALTALTPHFEMILAGRFVLGLGAEPLIVAATTVLAKWFKGKELSLAFGMNLSISRLGSASADWSTGFAAPLYANWQDPLWLATGVAGVSVAAAMLYWMLEKRAEGRIDLGPGGDSERLDFKRLFAFGRSYWFIVALCVVFYSTVFPFRTFAIDYFQQAHGLEREAAGLLSSLLPVAAIFATPLFGLWVDRVGRRSLFMVAGSLVMLPLFLAVTYLPPGPAVGIAIPFIGSGEVPLTLLVVMLVLGGVFSLIPAVMWPSVAYIVDQRRLGSAYAMMTLCQQLGWAAVPPVVGFLNDRGGAGPDNPAGYAGSMWFYSALCALGLFFAWKLWRVEGGSRGSGLDTITVRNPSGSA, via the coding sequence ATGACCTCGTACACGTATTCCGCATTGCCCCGCCCCACGCCTTTCCAGCGCTGGTCGGTGCTGCTGTTCGTCAGCCTGGCGATGTTCGGCAACTATTACCTGTACGACGCGCTGGGCCCGGTCATCGACCTCATGCGCAACCAGCTGGGTTTCAGCTACCAGCAGATCGGCATGCTGTCTTCGGCCTACAACTGGGCGGCGATCCTCGTGCTGCTGGCTGGCGGCGTGATCATCGATCGCTTCGGCACCAAGGTCGCGATCACCGTGTTCGCCCTGGTGTGTCTGGCCGGCGGCGCGCTCACTGCGCTCACGCCGCACTTCGAGATGATCCTCGCTGGGCGCTTCGTGCTGGGCCTCGGCGCAGAACCGCTGATCGTCGCCGCCACCACCGTGCTGGCCAAGTGGTTCAAGGGCAAGGAGCTCAGCCTGGCTTTCGGCATGAACCTGTCGATCTCTCGGCTGGGGTCTGCCTCGGCGGACTGGTCGACCGGCTTCGCCGCGCCGCTGTACGCCAACTGGCAGGACCCGCTGTGGCTGGCGACCGGCGTCGCCGGTGTGTCGGTGGCCGCAGCGATGCTGTACTGGATGCTGGAGAAGCGCGCCGAAGGGCGGATCGATCTGGGCCCCGGCGGTGACAGCGAGCGGCTCGACTTCAAGCGGCTGTTCGCCTTCGGCCGCAGCTACTGGTTCATCGTCGCGCTCTGCGTGGTGTTCTACTCGACGGTGTTTCCGTTCCGCACCTTCGCCATCGACTACTTCCAGCAGGCCCACGGACTCGAGCGCGAGGCCGCCGGCCTGCTCAGCAGCCTGCTGCCGGTGGCAGCGATCTTCGCGACGCCGCTGTTCGGCCTCTGGGTCGATCGGGTGGGGCGACGTTCGCTGTTCATGGTGGCCGGAAGTCTGGTGATGCTGCCGCTGTTCCTCGCCGTGACCTACCTGCCGCCGGGGCCGGCGGTGGGGATCGCCATCCCCTTCATCGGCAGCGGCGAGGTGCCGCTGACCCTGCTCGTCGTGATGCTGGTGCTGGGCGGCGTGTTCTCGCTGATCCCGGCGGTCATGTGGCCCTCGGTGGCCTACATCGTCGACCAACGCAGGTTGGGCTCGGCCTACGCGATGATGACCCTGTGCCAGCAGCTCGGCTGGGCGGCGGTGCCGCCAGTGGTGGGTTTCCTCAACGATCGCGGGGGCGCGGGCCCCGACAACCCCGCGGGCTACGCCGGCAGCATGTGGTTCTACAGCGCACTCTGCGCGCTCGGGCTGTTCTTTGCCTGGAAGCTCTGGCGGGTGGAGGGCGGCTCACGCGGCAGCGGCCTCGACACCATCACCGTGCGCAATCCTTCTGGCAGCGCCTGA
- a CDS encoding YfcC family protein codes for MTTRFRVPDTLVLLFLIMVLALVATWVLPQGSFQTAPNEQGRMMVVPGTYTEHAERVWLSPVSLFTAIPRSLAFAQDIIFFLLIVGGAISVLRATGMIDAVLGRLLQWIGHSPALLIIFGTGIFAAGSASLGVSTEYIPFALVLVSLCAAMRLDAMTAMGVMICGYGVGYGIAWTNPYTVMVAQDIAELPLTSGWEYRLALFVPFVAVTAHHVWRYASRVKADPQASLLADIQDDRHRAVQDYPPLDGRRLAVLGITVLALVAMVWGIARYRWYLTELGAIWLGVALLAGLIGGLGADGTAKRFGAGAAELAIVALLVGFARSIAMILEDGQVLHTIVHAASIPLSQVGPELSAVGMLLMQTGMNFFIPSGSGQAFATMPIMAPLADVVGIERQVAVLAFQFGDGLSNIIVPTNIVLMAILGVVGIPYDRWFRFVWPLMLKLLLLAALALVGAVMFGYQ; via the coding sequence ATGACCACGCGTTTCCGAGTCCCCGACACCCTCGTCCTGCTGTTCCTGATCATGGTGCTGGCCCTGGTCGCCACCTGGGTGCTGCCGCAGGGGAGTTTCCAGACGGCGCCCAACGAACAGGGCCGGATGATGGTGGTGCCGGGCACCTACACCGAGCACGCCGAGCGGGTGTGGCTGTCGCCGGTCAGCCTGTTCACCGCGATCCCGCGCTCGCTGGCGTTTGCGCAGGACATCATCTTCTTCCTGCTGATCGTCGGTGGCGCGATCTCAGTGCTGCGCGCCACCGGCATGATCGACGCGGTGCTGGGCCGCCTGCTGCAGTGGATCGGCCATTCGCCCGCCCTGCTCATCATCTTCGGTACCGGCATCTTCGCGGCGGGCTCGGCCAGCCTGGGTGTCTCGACCGAGTACATCCCCTTCGCGCTGGTGCTGGTGTCGCTGTGCGCGGCCATGCGACTGGACGCGATGACCGCGATGGGCGTGATGATCTGCGGCTACGGCGTCGGCTACGGCATCGCTTGGACCAACCCCTACACGGTGATGGTGGCGCAGGACATCGCCGAGCTGCCGCTCACCTCGGGCTGGGAATACCGGCTCGCCCTGTTCGTGCCGTTTGTGGCGGTCACCGCCCATCACGTCTGGCGCTATGCCAGCCGCGTCAAGGCCGACCCGCAGGCCAGCCTGCTGGCGGACATCCAGGACGATCGCCATCGCGCCGTCCAGGACTATCCGCCGCTCGACGGCCGTCGTCTCGCCGTGCTCGGCATCACCGTACTCGCGCTGGTTGCGATGGTCTGGGGCATCGCGCGATACCGCTGGTACCTGACCGAGCTTGGCGCGATCTGGCTGGGCGTAGCCCTGCTGGCGGGGCTAATCGGTGGCCTCGGCGCCGATGGCACCGCCAAGCGCTTCGGCGCGGGCGCCGCCGAACTCGCGATCGTCGCCCTGCTGGTGGGCTTCGCGCGTTCGATCGCGATGATCCTCGAAGACGGCCAGGTGCTGCACACCATCGTGCATGCGGCTTCGATTCCGCTGAGCCAGGTCGGCCCCGAGCTGTCCGCAGTGGGCATGCTGCTGATGCAAACGGGAATGAACTTCTTCATCCCCTCGGGCTCGGGACAGGCCTTCGCCACCATGCCGATCATGGCGCCCTTGGCGGACGTCGTCGGCATCGAGCGCCAGGTCGCGGTGCTGGCCTTCCAGTTCGGCGACGGCCTGTCGAACATCATCGTGCCGACGAATATCGTGCTGATGGCCATCCTCGGCGTCGTCGGGATTCCCTACGACCGCTGGTTCCGCTTCGTCTGGCCGCTGATGCTGAAACTGCTGCTGCTGGCCGCGCTTGCGCTGGTGGGCGCGGTGATGTTCGGTTACCAGTGA